The Pseudomonas triclosanedens genome has a window encoding:
- a CDS encoding phosphatidylglycerophosphatase A family protein: MTEHPNQAPAQPVPPSVWCNPWHFLAFGFGSGTLPKAPGTWGSLVALPFIPLWQMLPDWGYWLMLGITMLFGFWLCGKVADDLRVHDHEGIVWDEMVGMWITLWLVPEGWWWLLVGFVVFRIVDIAKPWPISWIDRNVHGGVGIMLDDVLAGVFAWLVMQGLTWGWVHWLI, translated from the coding sequence GTGACAGAACACCCCAACCAGGCCCCCGCGCAACCCGTTCCCCCGTCCGTCTGGTGCAACCCCTGGCATTTCCTGGCCTTCGGCTTCGGCTCCGGTACCCTGCCCAAGGCGCCAGGCACCTGGGGCTCGCTGGTTGCGCTACCCTTCATACCACTCTGGCAGATGCTGCCGGACTGGGGTTACTGGCTGATGCTGGGCATCACCATGCTGTTTGGCTTCTGGCTGTGCGGCAAGGTTGCCGACGATCTGCGCGTGCACGACCACGAGGGGATCGTCTGGGACGAGATGGTCGGCATGTGGATCACGCTCTGGCTGGTGCCGGAGGGATGGTGGTGGCTGCTGGTCGGCTTCGTCGTGTTCCGTATCGTAGACATCGCCAAGCCGTGGCCGATCAGTTGGATCGACCGCAATGTCCACGGTGGTGTCGGCATCATGCTGGACGATGTGCTGGCCGGCGTATTTGCCTGGCTGGTCATGCAGGGCCTGACATGGGGTTGGGTCCACTGGCTGATCTGA
- a CDS encoding substrate-binding periplasmic protein → MWLLCLLCLLCWSPAWANERPGEIRVVSEVWANYTQADGRGLAWDLLRALYEPEGVRLSYRSEPYVRAVGLVQRGEADAWVGSYRNEIDNVIYPRWPYDVDPIGALGLRDSPQPRLATLDRYRLAWMRGYAFERYLDHLQQRNELQRRSSALPMLASRRIDFFIDARPELEEMLQGKGVDASVYRITDIASIPLYLGFADNERGRALAQLFDERMQVLHHSGELERLFARWQWPYAPLKPLLPPKE, encoded by the coding sequence CTGTGGCTGCTCTGCCTGCTCTGCCTGCTCTGCTGGTCGCCGGCCTGGGCCAATGAACGGCCCGGCGAGATCCGCGTCGTCAGTGAAGTCTGGGCCAACTATACGCAGGCCGATGGCCGCGGCCTGGCATGGGATCTTCTGCGTGCGCTGTACGAGCCCGAGGGTGTGCGGCTGTCCTATCGCAGCGAGCCTTATGTCCGAGCGGTCGGCCTGGTGCAGCGCGGCGAGGCGGACGCCTGGGTCGGCTCCTACCGGAATGAAATAGACAATGTGATCTACCCGCGCTGGCCCTATGACGTCGATCCGATCGGCGCCCTGGGGCTCAGGGATTCGCCGCAGCCCAGGCTGGCGACGCTGGACCGCTACCGCCTGGCCTGGATGCGTGGCTACGCCTTCGAGCGCTATCTGGACCACCTGCAGCAGCGCAACGAATTGCAGCGCCGCAGTTCGGCACTGCCGATGCTCGCCAGCCGGCGCATCGACTTCTTCATTGATGCGCGCCCGGAGCTGGAGGAAATGCTCCAGGGCAAGGGGGTCGACGCCAGCGTCTACCGGATCACCGATATCGCCTCGATTCCGCTGTATCTTGGCTTCGCCGACAATGAACGTGGCCGCGCCCTGGCCCAGCTATTCGATGAACGCATGCAGGTGCTCCATCACAGTGGAGAGCTCGAGCGCCTGTTTGCCCGCTGGCAGTGGCCGTATGCGCCGCTGAAGCCGCTGTTGCCGCCCAAGGAGTGA
- a CDS encoding retropepsin-like aspartic protease family protein, with product MPRLFVLFCLTVCSSLALAAPQVRVVGLFPGAAVLNIDGQRKLLKIGQTGPAGVQLVSADAHKAVLRVDGAEQTYELEREYSGDGYAAPAARTEMGIARGTGGHYWVAGTINNQNAQFLVDTGATSVAMNEGQARRLGIDFRTVGTPMMASTASGTAKGWRVSLNSVKLGGVEVLGVEAIVLEGDFPTEILLGMSYLNRVGWREDQGMMYIQAKH from the coding sequence ATGCCGCGTCTGTTCGTCCTGTTTTGCCTGACTGTCTGCTCGTCGCTGGCCCTGGCCGCACCACAGGTGCGCGTCGTCGGGCTCTTTCCCGGGGCGGCGGTGCTCAACATCGACGGCCAGCGCAAGCTCCTCAAGATCGGCCAGACCGGCCCTGCGGGGGTGCAACTGGTCAGCGCCGATGCGCACAAGGCGGTCCTGCGTGTCGATGGCGCAGAGCAGACCTACGAGCTGGAGCGCGAGTACAGCGGGGATGGCTATGCAGCGCCGGCTGCGCGCACCGAGATGGGCATTGCCCGTGGCACCGGCGGGCACTACTGGGTTGCCGGCACCATCAACAACCAGAACGCCCAGTTTCTGGTGGACACCGGGGCGACTTCGGTGGCGATGAACGAAGGGCAGGCGCGCCGCCTTGGTATCGACTTTCGCACCGTCGGCACGCCGATGATGGCTTCCACCGCCAGCGGCACGGCCAAGGGGTGGCGGGTCTCGCTCAACAGCGTGAAGCTCGGGGGAGTCGAAGTGCTGGGCGTGGAGGCGATCGTGCTGGAAGGCGACTTCCCCACCGAGATCCTGCTCGGCATGAGCTACCTCAACCGCGTGGGTTGGCGTGAAGACCAGGGCATGATGTACATCCAGGCCAAGCATTGA
- the ribA gene encoding GTP cyclohydrolase II, with amino-acid sequence MSVVFVAASKLPTPFGEFTMHGFLDEETGKEHVALTMGTLDDGLPVLGRLHSECLTGDALFSLRCDCGFQLEGALSAIAKEGRGVLLYLRQEGRGIGLLNKIRAYALQDEGADTVEANLALGFGADQRDYAMCLPMLRHLGVCSLKLMTNNPRKVKALEGYGLTVAERVPLQKGLNPHNKRYLATKAGKLGHMLGNMHQGEAEAEVEAS; translated from the coding sequence GTGTCTGTCGTTTTCGTCGCCGCCTCCAAGCTGCCTACTCCCTTCGGTGAGTTCACCATGCACGGCTTCCTCGATGAGGAAACCGGCAAGGAACACGTCGCGCTGACGATGGGCACGCTGGACGACGGCCTGCCGGTGCTGGGGCGTCTGCATTCCGAGTGCCTCACTGGCGATGCACTGTTCAGCCTGCGTTGCGACTGTGGTTTCCAACTCGAAGGCGCGCTCTCGGCCATCGCCAAGGAAGGCCGCGGCGTGCTCCTGTACCTGCGTCAGGAAGGCCGTGGCATCGGTCTGCTCAACAAGATTCGCGCCTACGCCCTGCAGGACGAGGGCGCCGATACCGTCGAAGCCAACCTGGCCCTGGGCTTCGGGGCCGACCAGCGTGACTACGCGATGTGTCTGCCGATGCTCCGGCACCTGGGCGTTTGCTCGCTGAAGCTGATGACCAACAACCCGCGCAAGGTGAAGGCGCTGGAAGGCTATGGCCTGACCGTCGCCGAGCGGGTGCCGCTGCAGAAGGGTCTTAACCCGCACAACAAGCGCTACCTGGCGACCAAGGCCGGCAAGCTCGGCCACATGCTGGGCAACATGCATCAGGGCGAGGCCGAGGCCGAGGTCGAAGCTTCGTGA
- a CDS encoding MFS transporter, translated as MNRAATRGRLNLGWWLLLLLALGPLLLLLAAIEETGWAAQLATPVFVIGLASMFATLPLFRGYKLALIATQKARDDPAEPAAWQTLGAAQRRGLLVGSLPAWIGALAVLVDLNGVAVLLLGIASLVIFWLYHIPRQLI; from the coding sequence GTGAATCGCGCCGCCACCCGAGGTCGATTGAATCTGGGCTGGTGGCTGCTACTGCTGCTGGCGCTCGGCCCGTTGCTCCTGCTGCTGGCGGCCATTGAGGAAACCGGCTGGGCTGCGCAGCTCGCCACTCCAGTCTTCGTCATCGGCCTGGCATCGATGTTCGCGACGTTGCCGCTGTTTCGCGGCTACAAGCTTGCGCTGATCGCCACGCAGAAGGCCCGCGATGATCCCGCAGAGCCCGCTGCCTGGCAGACACTGGGCGCCGCACAGCGCCGCGGCTTGCTGGTCGGCAGCCTGCCGGCCTGGATTGGCGCGCTGGCGGTGCTGGTCGATCTCAACGGTGTCGCCGTGCTCTTGCTGGGGATCGCCAGCCTGGTCATCTTCTGGCTATACCACATCCCCCGCCAACTCATCTGA
- a CDS encoding cobalamin-binding protein, which yields MRRFFCLFALFVALPLAAAERVVSLAPSLTDMVLELDAADRLVGVLDGGLRPPALEGLPSVGRYGQVNLEQVLAMRPDLLLVWPGAVPDAQLARLKSFGIPIYLADPHRLEDVARQLRELGERLGRRDRGEALAKRFEVRVQALREQYHRERPLKVFYQVWNRPLYTLGGNQIISDALGLCGGRNLFADLSLPAPQVSQEAVLARDPEVILAGSHAELQLWTQMPQLSATRLGQLWPIPDKNLERPSYAMLDATEKLCRLLSGAHPATP from the coding sequence ATGCGTCGCTTTTTCTGCCTGTTCGCGCTGTTCGTGGCTTTGCCGCTGGCAGCGGCGGAGCGGGTAGTCAGCCTGGCGCCATCGCTCACCGACATGGTGCTCGAACTCGACGCAGCCGATCGGCTGGTCGGTGTGCTCGATGGCGGGCTGCGTCCGCCCGCGCTGGAGGGCCTGCCTTCAGTGGGGCGCTACGGCCAGGTGAACCTGGAACAGGTGCTGGCCATGCGTCCGGACCTGCTGCTGGTGTGGCCGGGAGCAGTGCCCGACGCCCAGTTGGCGCGGCTGAAGTCCTTCGGTATCCCCATCTACCTGGCCGACCCCCATCGCCTGGAGGATGTCGCCCGGCAACTGCGCGAGCTGGGCGAGCGCCTGGGGCGACGGGATCGGGGAGAGGCGCTGGCCAAACGCTTCGAGGTGCGTGTGCAGGCGCTGCGCGAGCAGTACCACCGCGAGCGGCCGCTGAAAGTCTTCTACCAGGTATGGAATCGCCCGCTTTACACGCTGGGCGGCAACCAGATCATCAGCGATGCGCTGGGCCTGTGTGGCGGCCGGAACCTGTTCGCCGACCTGAGCCTGCCGGCACCGCAGGTCAGCCAGGAAGCCGTGCTGGCGCGCGACCCCGAGGTAATCCTGGCTGGCAGTCATGCCGAGCTGCAGCTCTGGACGCAGATGCCGCAGCTTTCCGCCACGCGCCTGGGGCAACTCTGGCCGATTCCCGACAAGAACCTGGAGCGGCCGAGCTACGCGATGTTAGATGCCACCGAGAAGCTCTGCCGATTGCTCTCCGGCGCACATCCGGCCACGCCGTAA
- a CDS encoding zinc-binding alcohol dehydrogenase family protein, which produces MKAIGYTHSLPSSDPNALLDIQLPEPTPGPRDLLVEVHAVSVNPVDTKLRMRAQPAEGQHKVLGWDASGVVRAVGSEVSLFKPGDKVWYAGDLTRPGSNAELQLVDERIVGHMPASLDFAHAAALPLTTITAWELLFDRLQVAEGSASKGQSLLIVGAAGGVGSILTQLARQLTGMTVIGTASRPETQEWVRSLGAHHVIDHRKPLSEELKRIGIGEVSHVASLNQTDAHLAEIVASLRPQGRLALIDDPESLDVRQLKQKSLSLHWEFMYTRSMFQTADMIEQHKLLERVAGLIDRGVLKTTLGEHFGRIDAANLRRAHALLESNTAKGKIVLEGF; this is translated from the coding sequence ATGAAAGCCATCGGTTACACCCATAGCCTGCCCAGCAGCGATCCGAATGCCCTGCTCGACATCCAACTGCCGGAGCCAACGCCCGGCCCCCGCGATCTGCTGGTGGAAGTCCATGCCGTGTCGGTCAACCCAGTGGATACGAAATTACGCATGCGCGCCCAGCCGGCAGAGGGGCAACACAAGGTGCTGGGCTGGGATGCCAGCGGCGTGGTACGCGCCGTCGGCAGCGAGGTCAGCCTGTTCAAGCCAGGCGACAAGGTCTGGTACGCCGGCGACCTGACCCGCCCGGGCAGCAATGCCGAGCTGCAACTGGTGGATGAGCGCATCGTCGGCCACATGCCCGCCAGCCTGGACTTCGCCCACGCCGCCGCGCTGCCGCTGACCACCATCACCGCCTGGGAGCTGCTGTTCGACCGCCTGCAGGTCGCCGAAGGCAGCGCCAGCAAGGGCCAGAGCCTGCTGATCGTCGGTGCGGCTGGCGGCGTTGGCTCCATCCTCACCCAACTGGCGCGCCAGCTAACCGGCATGACCGTGATCGGTACCGCCTCGCGGCCGGAGACCCAGGAATGGGTACGCAGCCTCGGCGCGCACCATGTGATCGATCACCGCAAGCCGCTGAGCGAGGAGCTCAAGCGTATCGGCATTGGCGAAGTCAGCCATGTGGCCAGCCTCAACCAGACCGACGCGCACCTGGCCGAGATCGTCGCGAGCCTCCGCCCGCAGGGCCGGCTGGCGCTGATTGACGACCCCGAAAGCCTGGACGTACGCCAGCTCAAGCAGAAGAGCCTGTCGCTGCACTGGGAATTCATGTACACCCGCTCGATGTTCCAGACCGCCGACATGATCGAGCAGCACAAGCTGCTGGAACGCGTCGCCGGGCTGATTGACCGTGGCGTGCTGAAGACCACGCTGGGGGAGCATTTCGGCCGGATCGACGCCGCCAACCTGCGCCGCGCCCATGCTCTGCTGGAGAGCAACACCGCCAAGGGCAAGATCGTGCTCGAAGGCTTCTAG
- a CDS encoding putative quinol monooxygenase — MSLPLIAIIRAKPGRADSLQARLHDMLAPSRAEAGCLQYDLHRDLKDAELIYMIEQWRDEDALAEHEASPHFQAFVKAAEADLAELDIRLMNRID, encoded by the coding sequence ATGAGCCTGCCCCTTATTGCCATCATCCGCGCCAAACCTGGCCGCGCCGATAGCCTGCAAGCACGCCTGCACGACATGCTCGCGCCGTCGCGCGCAGAGGCCGGCTGTCTGCAGTACGACCTGCACCGCGACCTCAAGGACGCCGAGCTGATCTACATGATCGAACAGTGGCGCGACGAGGACGCTCTCGCCGAGCACGAAGCCAGCCCACACTTCCAGGCCTTCGTGAAGGCCGCAGAAGCCGACCTCGCGGAACTCGATATCCGCCTGATGAACCGCATCGACTGA
- a CDS encoding LysR family transcriptional regulator, with amino-acid sequence MPRFDDLQIFVRTAERGSLSAAARELELSPAVASAALKRLETELDVRLFARSTRSLRLTAEGELYLAHARAALQSLDDGRQLLAGGKSEIAGNFQVSAPSDFGRNVLLPWLDEFQALHPRMSLRLLISDRQADLYRQPVDVAFRLGLPGDSNLVALPLAPDNRRVLCGSPEYFARHGKPRHPDELQRHNCLLYMLGGRAHERWRFSDSRRQHEVTVHGDRLCDDADVVRRWAVAGHGLVYKSWLDVAADVHAGRLEVALANYLGEATPMNLFCTHRAQLSRAVAQLREFVQLRCAELMHERPWS; translated from the coding sequence ATGCCGCGCTTCGATGACCTGCAGATTTTCGTCCGCACCGCCGAGCGCGGCAGCCTTTCCGCCGCCGCCCGTGAGTTGGAGCTATCACCCGCGGTGGCCAGCGCGGCGCTAAAGCGCCTGGAGACAGAGCTGGACGTGCGCCTGTTCGCCCGCTCCACCCGCAGCCTGCGCCTGACCGCCGAGGGCGAGCTGTACCTGGCCCACGCCCGCGCCGCCTTGCAGAGCCTGGACGATGGCCGCCAGCTCCTGGCGGGTGGCAAGAGCGAGATCGCCGGTAACTTCCAGGTGTCCGCGCCGTCGGATTTTGGCCGCAACGTGTTGTTGCCCTGGCTCGACGAATTCCAGGCGTTGCACCCGCGGATGAGCCTGCGCCTGCTGATCAGCGACCGGCAGGCGGACCTTTACCGGCAGCCGGTTGATGTGGCTTTCCGCCTCGGCCTGCCCGGCGATTCGAACCTGGTTGCACTCCCTCTGGCGCCGGACAATCGCCGGGTACTCTGCGGCTCGCCCGAGTACTTCGCCCGCCACGGCAAGCCCAGGCACCCGGACGAGTTGCAGCGGCATAATTGCTTGCTCTACATGCTGGGTGGCCGGGCTCATGAGCGCTGGCGCTTCAGTGACAGCCGCAGGCAGCACGAGGTGACGGTGCACGGCGATCGGCTGTGTGACGACGCCGATGTGGTACGGCGCTGGGCGGTGGCCGGGCACGGCCTGGTGTACAAGTCCTGGCTGGATGTAGCGGCGGATGTGCATGCCGGCCGACTGGAGGTGGCGTTGGCGAATTACCTCGGCGAGGCGACGCCGATGAACCTGTTCTGCACCCACCGCGCCCAGCTCAGCCGGGCGGTTGCTCAGTTGCGCGAGTTCGTCCAGTTGCGCTGCGCCGAGTTGATGCACGAACGCCCCTGGAGTTGA
- a CDS encoding bifunctional DedA family/phosphatase PAP2 family protein: MIDLAAFNTWMATHPQWLAGVLFLVAFLECAAIVGIILPGVVMLFAIAVLAGSGTLGLGETLLLAFTGGLLGDLSSYWIGRHFHQDIRRLPILRHHPEWMASAEGFFARYGVASLLVGRFIGALRPFLPMIAGMLDMPFGRFLAVSIVAAAGWSIAYLVPGWATGAAMRLPLPEGFWMQAGIVAACLAVALALVIHAELRRQRNASLIAASAGIVLLAGMLIGWPHLDALDHGLMALVQEHRRAWLDEVMVAVTRVGDFRTQFIAGALIAVLLAAMRLWRHAIFAAGTMIGTALLNNTLKHFFGRARPEVIADPLSAFSMPSGHASASFAFFLVLGVLASREKSPRVRLTWMLLAIIPAASIALSRVYLGAHWPSDIIAGALLGSSVCAAALWLSEQRLELPALTQRIWWSMLSAAVAVLAIASIWGLTAAVHRYQPL; encoded by the coding sequence ATGATCGATCTCGCCGCCTTCAACACCTGGATGGCCACCCATCCGCAATGGCTCGCAGGAGTCCTGTTCCTGGTCGCCTTCCTCGAATGCGCTGCCATCGTGGGCATCATCCTGCCCGGCGTGGTGATGCTCTTCGCCATCGCCGTGCTCGCCGGCAGCGGCACGCTGGGCCTCGGCGAGACCCTGCTGCTGGCCTTCACCGGCGGCCTGCTGGGCGACCTGTCGTCATACTGGATCGGCCGTCACTTCCACCAGGACATCCGCCGTCTGCCGATACTGCGCCATCACCCTGAATGGATGGCCAGCGCCGAAGGCTTCTTCGCCCGCTACGGCGTCGCCAGCCTGCTGGTGGGACGCTTCATCGGCGCTCTTCGCCCCTTCCTGCCGATGATTGCCGGCATGCTCGACATGCCCTTCGGCCGCTTCCTCGCCGTCTCCATCGTGGCCGCCGCCGGCTGGTCCATCGCCTACCTGGTGCCTGGCTGGGCGACCGGCGCGGCGATGCGCCTGCCCCTACCGGAAGGTTTCTGGATGCAAGCCGGGATCGTCGCCGCATGCCTGGCCGTGGCCCTGGCGCTGGTCATCCACGCCGAACTGCGTCGCCAGCGCAACGCATCTCTGATCGCCGCCAGCGCCGGCATCGTCCTGCTCGCCGGCATGCTGATCGGCTGGCCGCACCTCGATGCCCTCGACCACGGCCTGATGGCTCTTGTGCAGGAGCATCGCCGCGCCTGGCTGGACGAGGTGATGGTGGCGGTCACCCGGGTCGGCGACTTCCGCACCCAGTTCATCGCCGGCGCGCTCATCGCTGTCCTGCTCGCCGCGATGCGCCTGTGGCGTCACGCCATCTTCGCCGCCGGCACGATGATCGGCACCGCGCTGCTGAACAACACCCTGAAGCACTTCTTTGGCCGCGCCCGCCCGGAGGTGATCGCCGACCCGCTCTCGGCCTTCAGCATGCCCAGCGGCCACGCCTCGGCATCGTTCGCCTTCTTCCTGGTGCTCGGCGTGCTGGCCAGCCGGGAGAAATCACCGCGCGTGCGCCTGACCTGGATGCTGCTGGCAATCATTCCCGCCGCCAGCATCGCCTTGTCGCGGGTCTACCTGGGCGCGCACTGGCCCAGCGATATCATCGCCGGCGCCCTGCTCGGCTCCTCGGTCTGCGCCGCCGCGCTGTGGCTGAGCGAGCAGCGCCTGGAGTTGCCGGCGCTGACACAGCGAATCTGGTGGAGCATGCTGTCGGCCGCCGTAGCGGTGCTGGCCATCGCCAGCATCTGGGGGCTGACCGCGGCCGTGCACCGCTACCAGCCGCTGTAA
- a CDS encoding DNA-3-methyladenine glycosylase, with the protein MPDEPNLSLPWPEASPLPDSFFNRDALTVARALLGKVIRHRVGDLWLSARIIETEAYYLVEKGSHASLGYTEKRKALFLDGGHIYMYYARGGDSLNFSAGGAGNAVLIKSGHPWKDRICGDDAIARMRQLNPAADGSPRPLGKLCAGQTLLCRAMGLKVPDWDAQRFDPQRLFVDDLDEEPALIIQAARLGIPRGRDEHLPYRFVDAAFAAFCTRNPLRRGQVEGHDYHLLGPQDAHLR; encoded by the coding sequence ATGCCCGACGAACCCAACCTAAGTTTGCCCTGGCCCGAGGCCAGCCCCCTGCCGGACTCTTTCTTCAACCGCGACGCCCTCACCGTCGCCCGCGCCTTGCTGGGCAAGGTAATCCGCCACCGGGTCGGCGACCTCTGGCTGTCGGCGCGGATCATCGAGACCGAAGCCTACTACCTCGTCGAGAAAGGCAGCCACGCCTCCCTTGGCTATACCGAGAAGCGCAAGGCGCTGTTCCTCGATGGCGGGCACATTTATATGTACTACGCGCGTGGCGGCGACTCATTGAACTTCAGCGCCGGCGGCGCCGGTAATGCCGTGCTGATCAAATCCGGCCATCCGTGGAAGGACCGCATCTGCGGCGACGACGCCATCGCCCGCATGCGCCAGCTCAATCCCGCCGCCGACGGCAGCCCGCGCCCGCTGGGCAAACTGTGCGCCGGGCAGACCCTGCTCTGCCGGGCGATGGGGCTGAAAGTCCCCGACTGGGATGCACAGCGCTTCGACCCACAGCGCCTGTTCGTCGACGACCTCGACGAAGAACCGGCCCTGATCATCCAGGCCGCGCGCCTGGGCATTCCCCGCGGACGCGACGAACACCTGCCCTACCGCTTCGTCGACGCCGCCTTCGCCGCCTTCTGCACCCGCAACCCACTGCGCCGCGGTCAGGTGGAAGGCCATGACTACCACCTGCTCGGACCTCAGGACGCCCACCTGCGATGA
- a CDS encoding class I SAM-dependent methyltransferase produces MAERVRADSAHITPSAHYTGYVWYRHRLAEPAFATAFGRWVHGCVAPINWGARIGFGLNIEDFLLQRHLLIDARLTQAIEQRGVCQVVEIACGLSPRGRRFRQRYPHLTYLEADLPPMAARKSALLEEHGWLDGKHRVRPVDILAEEGEQSLAALFSGLDPARPVAVITEGLVNYFQRPVIEGFWRRLAEAARGFPEATYLTELYPDLREHPRYRQIRWGVGLIGRLTRGGYPLHYRSAGEIDEAFRGCGFNQVAVLDPQVDGAELGLPKGRMPSLVRVIEARL; encoded by the coding sequence ATGGCTGAACGCGTCCGGGCCGACAGCGCCCATATCACTCCCAGCGCGCACTACACCGGCTACGTGTGGTATCGCCACCGACTGGCCGAGCCGGCCTTCGCTACGGCGTTCGGCCGCTGGGTACATGGTTGCGTGGCGCCAATCAACTGGGGCGCGCGTATTGGCTTTGGTCTGAACATCGAAGATTTCCTGTTACAACGTCATCTGCTGATCGATGCCCGCCTGACCCAGGCCATCGAGCAGCGCGGCGTTTGCCAGGTGGTGGAGATCGCCTGCGGGCTGTCGCCGCGGGGGCGTCGCTTCCGCCAGCGCTACCCGCATCTGACCTACCTCGAAGCTGACCTGCCGCCGATGGCCGCGCGCAAGTCCGCGTTGCTGGAGGAGCACGGCTGGCTCGACGGCAAGCATCGGGTGCGGCCTGTGGATATCCTCGCCGAGGAGGGCGAGCAGAGTCTTGCCGCGCTGTTCTCCGGCCTGGACCCGGCCCGCCCTGTGGCGGTGATCACGGAAGGGCTGGTCAACTACTTCCAACGCCCGGTCATCGAGGGTTTTTGGCGGCGCCTGGCAGAGGCCGCGCGGGGATTCCCCGAGGCGACCTACCTGACCGAACTCTATCCGGATCTGCGCGAGCACCCGCGCTATCGGCAGATTCGCTGGGGGGTCGGGCTGATCGGCCGGCTCACCCGTGGCGGCTATCCGCTGCATTACCGTAGCGCCGGGGAGATCGACGAAGCCTTCCGTGGTTGCGGTTTCAACCAGGTGGCAGTGCTCGATCCGCAGGTGGATGGCGCAGAGCTGGGGTTGCCGAAGGGGCGCATGCCAAGCCTGGTGCGGGTGATCGAGGCGCGCCTCTAG
- a CDS encoding alpha/beta fold hydrolase, whose amino-acid sequence MRYRTDYSAQALTAAPAVLDLDGWQLHYQAFSSREDDPRPPVLLLGGAFQSFRSFASEVSELLAGHPVILLDLPSQGGNLQLAPELSLEDLADLIAAFAHTLQLPPLMPIGLSYGSALAALFAARHPQRCGRLLLAGITAFGRPGARALLEEALARLEVGEQAPFAHGVLTGLINPLRLADTGVSPVFRKALLRQLQRLTPAEIERYRQNSQRLLAFAGFDRHPQCPTLVLAGEYDHFTQPWEHAEFAHACADAEFALIHNADHLAQFERRDACARLYNPFLVGTPLPRSAAGSTRFQRQQLMHLERRFEPRLPPADKRGLLRNSEGGEWHCEVAELGYFGGLIRVELPAERPRRGWKLTVAGLPELDILPLRNTPDGLAFIFAHGDPQASAALAAMIVPMQQGACAA is encoded by the coding sequence ATGCGCTATCGCACCGATTACAGCGCCCAGGCCCTGACCGCCGCCCCGGCGGTGCTCGACCTGGACGGTTGGCAACTGCACTACCAGGCCTTCTCCTCCCGGGAAGACGACCCGCGCCCGCCCGTCCTGCTGCTGGGAGGCGCGTTCCAGAGCTTCCGCTCCTTCGCCAGCGAGGTATCCGAGCTGCTCGCCGGCCACCCGGTGATCCTGCTCGACCTGCCCAGCCAGGGCGGCAACCTGCAACTGGCGCCGGAGCTGAGCCTGGAAGACCTGGCCGATCTCATCGCGGCCTTTGCCCACACCCTGCAACTGCCGCCGCTGATGCCCATCGGCCTGTCCTACGGCTCGGCGCTGGCGGCATTGTTCGCCGCGCGCCACCCGCAACGCTGCGGCCGGCTATTGCTTGCAGGCATCACCGCCTTCGGCCGCCCCGGCGCCCGCGCCCTGCTTGAAGAAGCGCTGGCGCGGCTGGAAGTCGGCGAGCAGGCACCGTTCGCCCACGGCGTGCTGACCGGCCTGATCAATCCGCTGCGGCTGGCCGATACCGGGGTTTCCCCGGTATTCCGCAAGGCACTGCTGCGCCAGTTGCAACGCCTTACTCCAGCGGAAATCGAGCGCTACCGGCAGAACAGCCAGCGCCTGCTGGCCTTCGCCGGGTTCGATCGCCATCCGCAATGCCCAACCCTGGTGCTGGCCGGCGAGTACGACCACTTCACCCAGCCGTGGGAACATGCGGAATTCGCCCACGCCTGTGCCGACGCCGAGTTCGCGCTGATCCACAACGCCGACCACCTGGCCCAGTTCGAGCGCCGCGATGCCTGCGCGCGACTGTATAACCCCTTCCTCGTCGGCACCCCCCTGCCACGCAGCGCCGCCGGCAGCACGCGCTTCCAGCGCCAGCAACTGATGCACCTGGAACGTCGCTTCGAACCGCGCCTGCCGCCTGCCGACAAGCGCGGCTTGCTGCGCAACAGCGAAGGTGGCGAATGGCATTGCGAGGTTGCAGAGCTGGGTTACTTCGGCGGTTTGATCCGCGTCGAGTTGCCGGCCGAACGTCCACGGCGCGGCTGGAAACTCACTGTCGCCGGCCTGCCCGAACTGGACATCCTGCCGCTGCGAAATACGCCGGATGGTCTGGCCTTCATCTTCGCACATGGCGATCCGCAGGCCAGCGCGGCGTTGGCCGCGATGATCGTGCCGATGCAGCAAGGCGCGTGCGCGGCCTGA